A stretch of DNA from Maridesulfovibrio sp.:
AAGCGTCCTAAATAGCATTTAATTCCAAGGAGTATCCAATATGCCTCGTAAAGGTCCGGTACCCAAGAGACAGATTCTTCCCGATCCGGTATACGGCTCTCAGCTCGCCACCAAGTTCATGAACAGACTCATGTACGACGGTAAGAAGAGTGTTTCTGAAAATATATTCTACCAGGCTCTCGAATTCCTCGGTGACAAAACCCAGGAAGATCCTATCAAAGCTTTCGAAAAAGCTATTGAGAACGTTAAACCCCACGTGGAAGTCAAGTCCCGCCGTGTCGGTGGTGCTACCTACCAGGTGCCTGTTGAAGTCCGCCCCGAGCGCCAGGTCTCTCTGGCTATCAGATGGCTGATCAGCTACGCACGTTCCAGAGGGGAAAAAGGTATGGTATCCCGCCTGAGCGGTGAGTTCCTCGACGCTTACAACAAGCGCGGCGGAGCTGTGAAGAAAAAGGAAGACACCCATCGTATGGCCGAAGCCAACAAGGCTTTTGCTCACTATCGTTGGTAATCGGAGTGCAAAGTGCCTAGAAAGGTTGCAAGAGATAAACAGCGTAACATCGGTATCATGGCCCACATTGATGCGGGAAAGA
This window harbors:
- the rpsG gene encoding 30S ribosomal protein S7; translated protein: MPRKGPVPKRQILPDPVYGSQLATKFMNRLMYDGKKSVSENIFYQALEFLGDKTQEDPIKAFEKAIENVKPHVEVKSRRVGGATYQVPVEVRPERQVSLAIRWLISYARSRGEKGMVSRLSGEFLDAYNKRGGAVKKKEDTHRMAEANKAFAHYRW